The proteins below are encoded in one region of bacterium:
- a CDS encoding C25 family cysteine peptidase encodes MKKTVFLMLILLSIKAHGEVIRVEYEFQKPTVYKNHQTSYDCVNIQGLKDLPEPGKPVLPVRPIEILIPFGERVTNINFIPYEAETLEGYYNIQPGAPIFPTSQKINKKPSKNLVIYNQSTPYPGESLSPYMTNRLNGFDILNTKFYPVRYIPKEGKIFYYKRITIEVITSPDFKVQKEQELMIFRDNRILNRISAMVDNKNTITSYSQTSKSVHTSKSSLVSQSNPYDYILITGSGLKDTFQLLTNWKISRGLQAKIFTTDSIYANYSGSDNQEKLRNFIIDCYQTWGSTAHPLKWVTLGGDVEIVPVRGLFAWATDGSIPYMDSTMASDLYYAGLDGNWDTDGDKVYGEGNSANGGTGTSGEEADFLAEVAVGRITVNTPAEAGNYIKKVLHYENSLDMEHLNKALFVGESLDVYTWGCDKKDSVAYLLPQFSITRLYERDGTFNDILGHLNQGPHIINHLGHANSSIVMKLDGSTIDALTNTEYFLLYSQGCVTAAFDYSDAVAEHFIFAQGGAFAYIGNTRVGWYMSGKGEGPGEAFDREFLDAVFTEGIKNIGAGLNDAKNDLVSSIGATGTMRWCYFTINLLGDPETPIITEYEAPIADISSPDFHDTLCGFFTVKGSATKGGASGATFASYHFEYGVGVEPTQWFAIGDISYTPVTSGILDTLDSSLLPDTTVTLKLVVLDSTGKSSVDERIVVEIDNAYITSPAEYEFFRNDKSINIIGNASSTTFNHYVVEYGKGKQPVFWDTLVSSSTPVKDGVLATLDLASITGQGYYTIRVREFTANYEHTGYSTIGIDSLFLVGFPKKINGQFFPGTGMWSALKSNLQVIDLDKDGDLDIVGFVSYYDSLLNDWASRLCVSSMDGSFWDRNISQSGDINSSCIVDIDRDGDLEIFVATGGEIYAFDHKGIPLILWPVITGDYIAISDIQNDGLLEIIITGGGEISIYSSSGQIISGWPQSIGENIFAPPCVGDLTGDGKMEIIIQTTSASGSKVYAYSYDGNLLSGWSKHVCGYRSRSVPALGDINGDDSLEVIAYGDSVFAWKYNGTLLSGFPVQVTPGDTNTIHFEVTLGDFDGNGNPEIALTTNQGVLYTIKSDGNIYPNFPVGDSTLISPIIADIGGDSKPEILASSSKDKLFAFNTDGSLVNGFPLNKPTGDHPPLAVADLDKDSDMEIILGIKDYILAWDIGNNTGMAEWGKWRHDAWNTGVYDFVPSLIPIVSCTKVTPGWCNPGETVVIRANVWDEDGIGKVIAEIESPDETIRASLTLYDDGAHNDSTAGDGIYGNSWTTLSPTPYRYLVDIIAIDAKSDTNTVNNSIWFTTINEPWVKFEVFKFQGTDTIPSPGDNYLPFTIALKNVGPVNCNNVMASIRTSSPYISVKNDTVNFGTILADSTVVSPSYSFYINNINKLCPHDKVIPVDLTIFDAGTNIWENTFNIVIIDDTPPRIQFYPYRLSKRSLNPGDTLGFNVRLLEGSGIKNMTIYFEDGDISTIVDSAQLYDDGMHNDSLSNDMVYGNFWGTKLASKNYKINLKALDSIGNGLDTSDIGRFTTVPLPTSGLLLVLDDLGREVIKQPFAGYSYGAYDCSYRGEPWNLSYKPYDAVIWWSGPNSVMYSVFDSLSSYLDGSGKLLITGHDIAEDIKSSDFISDYLGAGYSSSTIGYTKISGYSSDPISDGLTLGLISGQAYQTLSYSSPASSILWYDSKKDGNIPQPSAQKSMKTYSTTLINSPFINKEFSNMKMPGRHDKGIEFQAKSIHAGLSIEVNSSRRIFLSFGIEDIENDWDKKKLLNRSLAWLLSAPNQFSLLSPADGETLSTYTPDFSWENTDDPNSDPFLFALHISRDSVFSDTATVIYDSVSTENYQITTSLSKGTYYWRVLAYDTTDAFRWSEEIRSFRIFEVGTEDSTVRPLVFKFLGNHPNPFSKITNIRYQIPQKSKVKIKLYDLSGRLVMSLMDKEQAPGYYTVKWNAKNIASGVYFLFFEAGDFKNVKKTILLE; translated from the coding sequence ATGAAAAAGACTGTTTTCTTAATGTTGATTCTCTTATCTATAAAAGCGCACGGAGAAGTTATCAGGGTTGAGTATGAATTTCAAAAACCCACTGTTTACAAAAATCATCAGACAAGTTATGACTGTGTTAACATCCAGGGGCTGAAAGATTTGCCTGAACCCGGAAAGCCAGTTTTACCTGTGAGACCTATAGAAATACTAATTCCTTTTGGTGAACGGGTTACAAATATTAATTTTATTCCTTATGAAGCTGAAACACTTGAGGGGTATTATAATATTCAACCGGGCGCTCCAATATTCCCTACATCACAAAAAATAAACAAAAAACCATCAAAAAATCTTGTAATATATAATCAATCAACTCCATACCCCGGCGAATCACTGTCACCTTATATGACTAATAGGTTGAATGGTTTTGATATATTAAATACGAAATTTTATCCCGTTCGGTATATTCCTAAAGAGGGAAAAATATTTTATTATAAAAGAATAACAATAGAAGTTATTACTTCACCTGATTTTAAAGTCCAAAAAGAGCAGGAATTAATGATTTTCCGGGACAATCGTATTTTAAATAGAATAAGCGCTATGGTAGACAATAAGAATACAATTACTTCTTATTCACAAACATCAAAATCTGTACACACTTCAAAATCTTCTCTTGTTTCACAATCAAATCCGTATGATTATATATTAATAACTGGTTCCGGGTTAAAAGATACTTTTCAGCTTCTCACAAACTGGAAGATTTCAAGAGGGTTACAAGCAAAAATATTTACAACAGATTCAATATATGCGAATTATTCCGGAAGTGATAACCAGGAAAAGCTAAGGAATTTTATAATTGATTGTTATCAGACATGGGGAAGTACAGCTCATCCGCTTAAATGGGTAACTCTCGGAGGGGATGTTGAAATAGTGCCTGTAAGAGGTTTGTTTGCATGGGCAACGGATGGTTCCATACCATATATGGATTCAACAATGGCAAGCGATTTGTATTATGCCGGATTAGACGGCAATTGGGATACAGATGGAGACAAAGTATACGGGGAAGGAAACTCAGCAAATGGGGGCACCGGTACTTCAGGAGAAGAAGCGGATTTTCTGGCTGAGGTTGCAGTTGGTAGAATTACTGTAAATACTCCTGCAGAAGCAGGAAATTATATCAAGAAAGTGCTTCATTATGAGAATTCCCTTGATATGGAGCATTTGAATAAGGCGCTGTTTGTGGGTGAATCTTTAGATGTATATACATGGGGATGCGATAAAAAAGATTCTGTTGCTTATTTACTTCCTCAATTCAGTATAACGCGATTATATGAAAGAGATGGCACGTTCAACGATATCCTGGGACATTTAAATCAGGGACCGCATATAATTAATCACCTTGGACATGCAAATTCAAGCATAGTTATGAAGTTAGATGGCTCAACTATTGATGCCCTTACAAATACGGAATACTTTTTGCTTTACTCCCAGGGATGTGTTACAGCTGCTTTTGACTATAGCGACGCAGTTGCAGAGCATTTTATTTTTGCTCAGGGAGGTGCGTTTGCATATATAGGAAATACAAGAGTGGGTTGGTATATGTCGGGTAAAGGAGAAGGACCTGGAGAAGCATTTGATAGAGAATTTCTTGATGCAGTATTTACTGAAGGTATAAAAAATATAGGAGCCGGACTTAACGATGCAAAAAACGATTTAGTCTCCTCTATTGGAGCAACCGGTACTATGAGGTGGTGTTATTTCACAATAAATTTATTAGGTGACCCGGAAACTCCTATTATCACAGAGTATGAAGCGCCTATTGCCGACATTAGTTCTCCTGATTTCCATGATACCCTGTGTGGTTTTTTTACGGTAAAGGGAAGTGCTACAAAAGGTGGTGCTTCCGGGGCTACGTTTGCGTCTTATCATTTTGAATACGGCGTGGGTGTTGAGCCAACCCAATGGTTTGCCATAGGTGACATTTCATATACCCCGGTTACATCCGGGATTCTTGATACTCTGGATTCAAGTTTACTGCCGGATACGACAGTTACCTTGAAACTGGTAGTGTTAGACTCAACCGGAAAGTCTTCGGTAGATGAGAGAATTGTTGTTGAAATTGACAATGCATACATTACATCCCCGGCAGAATACGAATTCTTCCGTAATGATAAGAGTATAAATATCATAGGTAATGCTTCATCAACTACATTTAACCATTATGTCGTAGAATACGGAAAAGGTAAACAACCTGTTTTCTGGGATACCCTTGTTTCATCATCCACTCCCGTGAAAGACGGTGTTCTTGCTACCTTAGATTTAGCAAGTATAACAGGGCAAGGATATTATACAATAAGAGTGAGAGAGTTTACTGCAAATTATGAACATACGGGTTACTCCACAATTGGGATTGACTCTCTGTTTTTGGTAGGATTCCCAAAGAAAATTAACGGACAATTTTTTCCCGGTACGGGTATGTGGAGCGCGCTTAAATCTAATCTCCAGGTCATTGACCTTGATAAAGATGGCGACTTGGATATTGTAGGATTTGTCAGTTATTATGACAGCTTGCTCAATGATTGGGCAAGCCGACTCTGTGTATCCTCTATGGATGGTTCTTTCTGGGATAGGAATATATCACAAAGTGGAGATATTAATTCTTCATGTATAGTTGATATAGATAGAGACGGTGATTTGGAAATTTTTGTAGCGACCGGGGGGGAGATATATGCTTTTGACCACAAAGGAATCCCGCTAATATTATGGCCGGTAATAACGGGAGATTATATCGCTATTTCCGATATCCAGAATGATGGATTATTGGAAATTATTATTACCGGAGGAGGAGAGATATCTATATACTCCTCAAGTGGACAGATAATTTCGGGCTGGCCACAATCAATCGGAGAAAATATATTTGCCCCTCCATGTGTTGGTGATTTAACCGGTGACGGCAAAATGGAGATAATAATTCAAACAACTTCTGCGTCGGGAAGCAAGGTATATGCATATAGCTATGATGGCAATCTCTTATCCGGTTGGTCCAAACATGTTTGTGGATACCGTTCTCGGAGCGTCCCTGCATTAGGGGATATTAATGGAGATGATTCTTTAGAAGTAATTGCATACGGGGACAGTGTATTTGCATGGAAATATAATGGGACTCTTTTGAGTGGATTCCCGGTTCAAGTTACTCCCGGGGACACAAATACTATCCACTTTGAAGTTACTCTTGGAGATTTTGATGGCAACGGAAATCCAGAAATTGCACTTACTACGAATCAAGGAGTGCTTTATACTATAAAATCTGATGGCAACATCTATCCCAATTTCCCTGTGGGCGATTCTACGCTTATTTCTCCAATCATCGCGGATATAGGTGGGGATTCAAAGCCGGAAATATTGGCTAGTTCATCAAAGGACAAGCTATTTGCATTTAATACCGATGGCTCATTGGTGAATGGGTTTCCTCTAAATAAACCAACTGGAGACCATCCTCCGCTTGCTGTGGCGGATTTGGATAAAGATAGTGACATGGAAATTATCCTTGGCATAAAAGATTACATTCTCGCTTGGGATATAGGAAACAACACAGGTATGGCAGAATGGGGAAAGTGGCGGCATGATGCGTGGAATACAGGTGTATATGACTTCGTTCCCAGTCTTATCCCCATAGTAAGCTGTACAAAAGTTACTCCCGGATGGTGTAATCCCGGGGAGACCGTGGTTATAAGGGCAAATGTTTGGGATGAAGATGGTATAGGAAAAGTAATAGCAGAGATTGAATCTCCGGATGAAACAATTCGGGCTTCACTAACTTTATACGATGACGGCGCACATAACGATTCAACAGCCGGGGATGGAATCTATGGGAATAGCTGGACAACACTCTCTCCTACTCCTTATAGATATCTTGTGGACATTATTGCTATAGATGCAAAGTCAGACACAAATACGGTAAACAACAGTATCTGGTTTACAACCATAAATGAACCATGGGTTAAGTTTGAAGTTTTTAAGTTCCAAGGCACAGACACTATACCTTCTCCCGGAGACAACTATCTTCCATTTACTATTGCCTTAAAAAATGTAGGTCCGGTTAATTGTAATAATGTAATGGCAAGTATACGAACTTCCAGTCCGTATATTTCCGTTAAGAACGATACGGTTAATTTTGGCACTATACTTGCTGATTCTACGGTAGTTAGCCCTTCTTATTCTTTCTATATTAATAATATTAATAAGTTATGCCCTCACGACAAAGTAATTCCGGTTGATTTAACAATTTTTGATGCAGGCACTAACATTTGGGAGAATACTTTTAACATTGTAATAATTGATGATACGCCTCCCAGAATCCAGTTTTATCCGTACCGACTATCAAAGAGGTCTCTCAACCCTGGAGATACGCTTGGATTCAATGTAAGGCTTTTAGAAGGAAGTGGAATCAAAAATATGACTATCTATTTTGAGGATGGCGATATTAGTACGATAGTTGATTCGGCGCAATTATATGACGATGGTATGCATAACGACAGTTTATCTAACGACATGGTTTACGGGAACTTCTGGGGAACGAAGCTTGCGAGCAAGAATTACAAGATAAATCTGAAAGCTCTTGATTCCATCGGCAATGGATTGGACACTTCGGATATTGGTAGATTCACGACTGTGCCTCTGCCAACATCCGGACTTCTTTTGGTTCTTGACGACCTTGGACGCGAAGTCATAAAACAGCCATTTGCCGGATATTCCTATGGAGCATATGATTGCTCTTACAGAGGTGAACCATGGAACTTGAGTTATAAACCGTATGATGCTGTTATCTGGTGGAGTGGTCCAAACAGCGTTATGTACTCAGTATTCGACTCACTTAGTAGTTATCTGGATGGTAGTGGAAAACTTCTTATAACCGGGCATGATATTGCCGAGGACATAAAAAGTAGTGATTTTATTAGCGATTATCTGGGTGCGGGATATAGTAGTTCCACCATTGGCTACACCAAGATCAGTGGCTATAGTAGTGACCCCATTAGTGATGGACTTACCCTTGGGTTAATCTCCGGGCAGGCATATCAAACGCTTAGCTATTCAAGTCCTGCCAGTTCGATTCTGTGGTATGATTCAAAGAAAGATGGCAATATTCCTCAACCAAGTGCTCAAAAATCAATGAAAACTTATTCGACTACACTTATCAATTCGCCCTTTATTAACAAGGAATTCTCCAACATGAAGATGCCCGGACGGCACGACAAAGGTATAGAATTCCAGGCTAAGTCTATACATGCCGGTCTAAGCATAGAGGTAAACTCATCAAGACGAATATTTCTCTCTTTCGGAATTGAGGACATTGAAAATGATTGGGATAAGAAGAAACTCTTGAACAGGTCTCTTGCATGGTTGCTCAGCGCCCCAAATCAGTTTTCACTTCTTTCTCCGGCAGATGGCGAGACTCTTTCTACATACACGCCTGATTTTTCCTGGGAAAACACGGATGACCCCAATAGCGACCCCTTCCTCTTTGCTTTGCATATAAGTAGGGATTCAGTTTTTAGTGATACGGCTACAGTAATCTATGATTCCGTATCTACTGAAAATTATCAAATAACTACATCGTTATCTAAAGGAACTTATTATTGGAGAGTACTGGCATATGATACAACAGATGCATTTAGATGGAGTGAAGAAATCAGGTCATTCCGTATTTTTGAAGTAGGGACAGAAGATAGTACGGTTCGTCCTCTTGTATTTAAGTTTTTGGGAAATCATCCAAATCCCTTCTCCAAAATTACCAATATTAGATATCAAATTCCTCAAAAGAGTAAAGTAAAAATAAAATTATACGACTTATCAGGAAGGCTGGTAATGAGTTTAATGGATAAAGAGCAAGCGCCGGGATACTACACAGTGAAATGGAACGCAAAAAATATTGCATCGGGAGTATATTTTCTATTTTTTGAGGCAGGTGATTTTAAAAACGTTAAAAAAACTATTCTTTTGGAATAG